The following coding sequences are from one Triticum dicoccoides isolate Atlit2015 ecotype Zavitan chromosome 4A, WEW_v2.0, whole genome shotgun sequence window:
- the LOC119287262 gene encoding LOW QUALITY PROTEIN: uncharacterized protein LOC119287262 (The sequence of the model RefSeq protein was modified relative to this genomic sequence to represent the inferred CDS: inserted 2 bases in 1 codon; substituted 1 base at 1 genomic stop codon) has protein sequence MGFLHLNTSNDILHSCAAHDLTDFKNTIFYNLTDSYVAQFNHTTTLLTSIIMFVLAALFFNLNLFSRLSDVSAILDPSVRLFITSALSLFLPVMSYLFSEARNATGGARSKFTDELPLRARLILIWMLLVELLRKKAEEIHMQGYSGTMDRVGRVLLLGSFVFFHLHDAGKRSMLGILWLLCATRLVQRIVFTEVGKRSLAYGVGKNARLITSYMAQVLEEDQMEHRHHCLDGDELLRGCKYAVMEEENLVVQASPDGYRLTSDAAAVTVGKIWGLAEISSLDGDKRLRQLCLSFALFKLLRRRFERLPAMTAAETRSYRELIFKGMRSNIEKETAEANTGMAEALFRLTNDELSFLCEYYHPVVPVVLASPFFLLANYLLLPLLILVLCLVLIVLCTNGDVGYARDSIKDDNYXLLSSAXRTTMMTGCLPKIFTSRLVFFSFLDFSITSLLFLMVVYEEVWEFLVLVLSDWFMVSLLCKYAVKPDGRLGHVFRWAIHGITGMRSAMHRPHISFNQLCVVRFCWLAMPFSFSLSSRWSILHLLMIMLRLRACPSTALTWWPSTRSCSPNTRRARSSCSRT, from the exons ATGGGCTTCTTGCACTTGAATACCAGTAATGACATTTTGCACAGTTGCGCGGCACACGACCTCACAGATTTTAAAAACACCATTTTCTACAACCTCACCGACTCCTACGTCGCCCAGTTCAACCACACCACCACCTTGCTCACCTCCATCATCATGTTCGTCCTCGCAGCGCTCTTCTTCAACCTCAACCTCTTCAGTAGGCTCTCCGACGTCAGCGCCATCCTCGACCCCAGCGTCCGCCTCTTCATCACCTCCGCGCTCTCCCTCTTCCTCCCCGTCATGTCCTACCTCTTCTCCGAGGCCAGGAACGCCACCGGCGGTGCCCGCTCCAAGTTCACCGACGAGTTGCCCCTGCGAGCCCGGCTCATCCTCATCTGGATGCTCCTTGTGGAGCTCCTCCGCAAGAAGGCCGAGGAGATCCACATGCAGGGTTACTCCGGCACCATGGACCGTGTGGGGCGTGTCCTCTTGCTGGGGAGCTTTGTCTTCTTCCACCTGCATGATGCTGGCAAGCGGTCCATGCTGGGCATCCTCTGGCTTCTCTGTGCCACAAGGCTTGTACAGAGGATCGTCTTCACCGAGGTCGGGAAACGCTCCCTTGCCTACGGTGTAGGCAAGAATGCTCGGCTCATCACCTCCTACATGGCTCAAGTGCTCGAAGAAGATCAAATGGAGCACCGTCACCATTGCCTGGATGGAGACGAGCTACTCAGGGGGTGCAAGTACGCGGTGATGGAAGAAGAGAATCTGGTGGTTCAGGCCAGCCCGGATGGCTACCGCCTAACCAGcgacgccgccgccgtcaccgTGGGCAAGATCTGGGGGCTTGCCGAGATCTCTTCCCTGGACGGAGATAAACGTCTGAGGCAGCTCTGCCTCTCCTTTGCACTCTTCAAGCTGCTGCGCCGGAGGTTCGAGCGCCTGCCGGCAATGACCGCGGCGGAGACCCGCAGCTACCGGGAACTCATCTTCAAAGGTATGCGCAGCAACATAGAGAAAGAGACAGCAGAGGCAAACACGGGCATGGCGGAGGCCCTGTTCCGGCTGACCAACGACGAGCTCAGCTTCCTATGCGAGTATTACCACCCGGTTGTCCCCGTCGTCCTGGCAAGTCCCTTCTTCCTGCTCGCCAACTACTTGCTGCTCCCGCTGCTCATCTTGGTCCTCTGCCTCGTACTCATCGTCCTCTGCACCAACGGCGACGTCGGCTACGCCCGGGACAGCATCAAGGACGACAACTA TTTACTTTCTTCAGCGTAACGTACCACTATGATGACCGGGTGCCTGCCTAAAATCTTTACTTCCCGCTTAgttttcttctccttcttggactTCTCCATCACCTCGCTCCTATTCCTCATGGTTGTCTACGAGGAAGTGTGGGAGTTCCTCGTCCTCGTGCTCTCCGACTGGTTCATGGTGTCACTGCTCTGCAAGTACGCTGTGAAACCCGACGGGCGCCTTGGCCACGTCTTCCGTTGGGCCATCCACGGCATCACGGGGATGCGAAGCGCAATGCATCGCCCACACATTAGCTTCAACCAGCTATGTGTCGTGAGGTTTTGCTGGCTAGCAATGCCGTTTTCGTTCTCGCTCTCTTCGAGGTGGAGCATTCTACATCTTCTGATGATCATGCTCAGGCTCAGAGCCTGTCCAAGTACTGCGCTTACCTGGTGGCCATCCACCCGGAGCTGCTCCCCGAATACCAGGAGAGCACGGAGCTCGTGTTCAAGGACATGA